The Gouania willdenowi chromosome 20, fGouWil2.1, whole genome shotgun sequence genome window below encodes:
- the eef1e1 gene encoding eukaryotic translation elongation factor 1 epsilon-1, with the protein MALRELSSLEKYLGLKKPNKYTTRGDKKIPVLQSSNGTQLVGLLTIACHLVKEAKRPELLGDSTERRALAQQWLEYRVTRLDGYSKEDVKNILQDLNLHLQDKVYLTGNQFTVADALMYYGVHPLIVDLSIQEKEQYVNVTRWFDHIQHYPGVRHHLPLVVVLRNTIYTGRHH; encoded by the exons ATGGCGCTGCGGGAGCTGTCGTCGCTTGAGAAATATTTAGGACTCAAAAAGCCGAACAAATACACCACACGGGGGGATAAAAAG ATTCCTGTTCTGCAGAGTAGTAACGGCACTCAATTGGTGGGGCTGCTGACCATCGCCTGTCATTTGGTGAAAGAGGCCAAACGCCCGGAGCTCCTGGGGGACAGCACAGAACGCAGGGCATTGGCGCAGCAATGGCTGGAGTACAGAGTGACCCGACTGGACGGATACTCGAAAGAAGATGTCAAAAACATCCTGCAG GATCTCAACCTCCACCTGCAGGATAAAGTGTACCTGACTGGAAACCAGTTCACAGTAGCTGATGCTCTGATGTACTATGGCGTTCATCCTCTCATA GTGGACTTATCCatccaggagaaggagcagtaTGTGAACGTGACGCGGTGGTTCGACCACATCCAACACTACCCCGGCGTCCGACATCACCTGCCCCTGGTAGTCGTGCTCAGGAACACAATCTACACCGGCAGACACCACTAA